The genomic stretch CCGCGACCGGGCCGGGTACGACGTGATTGCGCAGGGGCTGGGCGGCTTCATGAGTTACAACGGTGAGCAGGGCGGCCAGCCCCTGCGGGCCGGGGTGGCGGTGGCGGACGTGTTTGCTGGGGCACTGACCACCCAGGCGATTCTGGCGGCGCTGTATGGACGCGAAAAAACCGGGGTGGGGTGCCGGGTGGACGTGAACCTGCTGGAAGGCGTCATCTCGCTGGGCACCAACCAGGTCAGCCGTTACCTGACGGGCGGGCAGGTGCCGGCGCCGCAGGGCAACGAGCACGTCAGTATCGTCCCCTACGGCACGTTCGAGTGCGCCGACGGTCTGATCAACCTGGCCGTGGGCAACGACCACCTGTGGCGTAAATTCTGCGAGGCGCTGACGCTGACTGACCTGGCCGCAAACCCGCTGTACGACCTTCAGGAAGTCTTCGCCGACCCGCATGTGCAGGCCCGTAAGGTTGCCGTGACCGTTCCGCACGCCAGCCTGGGGGAAACGACCGTGACCTGCCCGCCCTGGCGCCTGAACGGCGAGGCCCCACCGGTTCGCCGCGCCCCACCCACCGCCGGGCAACACACGGCGGAGGTGCTGGCGGAACTGGGGTTCCGGCAAGGAAGCTGAAAGCGAGCTAGCATCGGCCGGTGGGCACATGGCGTTTACAACAGCAGGCGGACTCGTTCACGCTCAGCGAGGGGGGCAGCGAGCAGGTGCTGAGTTTCGACCGGGAAGGCCGCCTGCTCACCTGGTTTGTCCGGGGCGTCACCTACAAACGCGCCCTGAATTCGCGCCTGCTGGCCAGGCGGCGTGAGGGAGAGGTGCGCCTGCGCTGGGAAGTGCCAGAGGACGAAGTGCTGCTGGTGTTTGGCCGGATGCTAGGCGAGGTGAGGCACGCCGCGCAGGCCATCAAATCGCCACTGCCAGGGAAAGTTCTTGACTGGACGCCGGAAAAGCTCCTGGCCGAGCGGGAGCGTTTCGCCACCGCTTACGCGCCGGTGAGTATCCTGCCACCCGATCAGTATTTCGCGGTGGTGGTGCAGGCCACCCGCGGGTGCAGCTGGAACAAATGCACGTTCTGCACCTTCTACCGTGACCGGGCGTTTACCGTGCAGCCGCCCGCGGCCTTCGCCGCCCACCTGAATGCCGTGAAAACCCTGCTGGGCGAGGCCGCTTCCCTGCGCAAATCCATTTTTGTCGCGGACGGAAACGCGCTGATGCTGGCGAACCATAAGCTGTTGCCGCTGCTGGATATGGCAAAGGCCACCTTTCCTGGCCGCGACCTGCACGGCTTCCTTGACGTGAACACGGGCAGTCGCAAGAGCGTGCCGGACTGGCAGGAACTCCGCGAGGCAGGCGTGCGGCGGGTATACCTCGGTCTGGAAACCGGGCATGACCCGCTGCTGGCCTGGCTGAACAAACCCGGCAGCGCCGATCAGGCGGCAGAACTCATCACGGATCTCAAGGCGGCGGGCCTGAATGTCGGCCCCATCTTCATGACAGGCGTGGGCGGGCAGAAGTACGCCGAAAAGCACGTTCAGGACACCCTGACCCTGTTGCAACGCCTCCCCCTCAGTGCAGGCGATATCGTTTACCTCTCGCCCTTCGTGGAGCACGGCCCCTACGCGGAACTAGCGCGACAGGACGGCGTTTTGCCAATCTCTCCAGAGGACGTGGGCCAGCAGGAAGACCTGTTCCGGGGGCACCTGAAGGCCACACACCCAGGCGTGAAGGCAGCGCGCTACGACATCCAGGAATTCCTGTACTAGACCCAAAGTACAGATGAGTCGTAAGTCATGCGCGTCAGCCAAGAGGGCTCGAAGGTCAGGCAGGCTCTTCGCGGTGAGCGGCTCGTGCAGGCAAACCCAGGTCAATCTGGGGGAACCGTCACAGCTTGACCGAACGTGCTCTGACCGAACCCGGCCCTGAATTCCAAACGCCTCTGCGGGCAACCTGTTCTGGCCTCATGTCCGGCCCGGTACACTAGGCAGGTATGAGCGAAAACACGCCCCAGAATGTTGAGCAACTGAGCGTCAACACCATTCGCACGCTGGCCATCGATGCTGTGCAGGCCGCGAATTCGGGCCACCCCGGCGCACCGCTGGGCGCGGCCCCCATGGCCTACGTGGTGTGGCAGAAGTTCCTGCGCTTCAACCCCCAGCATCCCGAGTGGCCGGCCCGTGACCGTTTCGTGCTGTCGGCGGGGCACGCCAGCATGCTGATTTACAGCCTTCTGCACCTGACGGGTTACCCGGAGATGACGCTGGACGACCTGAAGAACTTCCGCCAGTGGGGATACCACACGCCCGGTCACCCGGAGTTTTTCCACACCAAGGGGCTGGACGCCACGACCGGGCCGCTGGGTCAGGGGGCGGCCATGACGGTGGGCATGGCGATGGCCGAGCAGTTCCTGGCCGCGAAGTACAACCGCGAGGGCTTCCCAATTTTCGACAATTACACGTACTCCATCCTGGGAGACGGTGACCTTCAGGAAGGCATCAACCACGAGTCGGCGGCGCTGGCCGGGCACCTGAAGCTGGGCAAATTGATCTGGCTGCACGACGACAACAGCGTGCAACTGGACACCGCGACCCTCAAGGCCGAGTCCGAGGACACCGCCGCCCGCTTCCGCGCTTATGGCTGGGAAGTGCTGCGCGTGCAGGACGGCAACAACCTCGCCGAAATCGAAGCGGCGGTGCAGCAGGCGCAGGCGAACAAGGATCAGCCCACCCTGATTCAGGTCAAAACCGTGATCGGCTTCGGCAGTCCCCGCGCGGGCACCAGCAAGGCGCATGGCGAACCGCTGGGCGAGGAAGGCGTGGCCGAAACGAAGAAAGCCCTGGGCTGGGAGTACCCGCCCTTTACCGTGCCGGACGAAGTTCGCCAGCACATGGACGCCGCGCAGCGCGGCCAGGGCTTCGAGGACGCCTGGAACAAGCTGATGGACGAGTACCGCGCCAGCTTCCCCGAACTGGGGAAAGAAGTGGACGCCGTGCTGGCCCGCGAAGTGCCCGCCAACCTGGCCGAAATCCTGCCGAGTTACGAGGTGGGCGGCAAGGCCATGGCGACCCGCAACGCCAGCGGCGAAGTCATCAACGCGCTGGCCAAAGTCCTTCCCACGCTGATGGGCGGCAGTGCCGACCTGTCCGGCAGCACCAAGACCACCATCAAGGACGGCGGCGAGTTCCTGCCCGGCAGTTACCAGGGCCGCAACGTGTACTTCGGCGTGCGCGAGTTCGGCATGGCGGCGGCCGGGAACGGCCTGAGCCTGTACGGCGGCGTGCGCCCGCTGGTCGGCACCTTCGCGGTCTTCGCGGATTACCTGAAACCCGCCTTCCGCCTCTCGGCCATTCAGATGCAACCCGTCACTTACGTCCTCACGCACGACAGCATCGGTCTGGGCGAGGACGGCCCCACCCACCAGCCCGTCGATCAGCTCGCCATGCTGCGCAGCGTACCGGGCGCTCACGTGATCCGCCCCGCCGACGCCAACGAAACCGCCGCCGCCTGGGCCATGGCCCTGGAGTACGAGAAAGGCCCCACCGCGCTGATCCTGTCCCGCCAGGACTTGCCGATCCTGCCGCGCAACCACGCCGGCGTGAAGAAAGGCGCTTACGTCGTGAAGGACACCGACAGCACCAGTGGAGAGGGGGCTCAGGTCATCCTGATCGCCAGCGGCTCCGAGGTTTCCCTGGCGCTGGACAGCGCCGACGCACTGGCCCGGGAAGGCGTGAACGCCCGCGTGGTGTCCATGCCGTGCATGGAAGTGTTCAGGGCGCAGGATCAGGCGTACCGCGACAGCGTGCTGACGCCGGGCACCAAACGCGTCGCCATCGAGGCGCTGGCCAAGATGCCCTGGTACGAGTGGGTCGGGTCGGGCGGCGCCATTATCGGCATGGACACCTTCGGGGCCAGTGCGCCGGCCAAAGTCCTGTTCGAGAAATTCGGCTTCAGCGTCGAGAACGTCGTCAAGACCGTCAAAGGCATTCTGTAAAGCGAAGGCCGCCAGGCAACGCCCACCTGAGCCAGTACGGCAGGTGGGCGTTTCTGTGGGCCCAATCTCAGAAAGGTAGACGCCGGGCATAGATCACGTGGCCGCATGGTGAGGGGCGATGGCTAGGGCACTTGGGGCAGAGGCGGTGCAGGGCGGGGCGCCGGGCGTCACAATGCGGGTATGGTCACGGCAATCGTCATGGTTCAGGCAGAACGGCATTCCATTCCGGAAACGGCTATGGAGCTCGCCACGGTGCCCGGTGTGCGCGAGGTGTACAGCGTCACGGGCGAGTGGGACATCGTGGCTGTGCTGCGATTTGCCCAGTACGAAGATCTGGACGATATCGTGACGGGTCACCTGCGCCACATTCAGGGAATTCTGAAAACACAGACCATGCTGGCCTTCCGCACTTACAACGAGGAAGTGCTGGATCAAGGCTTTGGCGTGGGCCTCGATGAAAGTCAGACGCAACCCTGAAGAAGACCGGGGCTGTCTTTCTTTTTTAACCACGCCAGAGTGCTTCGGCGTGGTTTTTTCATGCCTGGTACAGATGGTTTGCACAGTCGGGTGCAAGAAGCCGTTCATTCTGTGCAACTTCCGATGAAAGGAAGTGGCGAAAGGCTGTTTTTCTGACCGTCGCCCCTCTGGTAATGGCGAGATTACCGTCTCCTTGAGGGTGATGGGCAGTCTGCAAGGCTGCTGGCCCGTTTGCTGACAGCCGAAGACCTTTTTGATATAGGGAGACCCATTCGGCACAGGGCGGCACAGGATTATCAATTTGCGTTGACCGCAGTCTTTTGCCGCAAGCGAGACAGGTAAACAGTAGATCTCTATAAGAGATCGCCTTCGTTTATTATTTGGGGTAAACTAAGCTCCATTTTGAAGGAGGATCATTGATGACATACCGCAAACTTAGTGAACAGGTGCAGGAACTCGGCAATCCGCAGCGCAGCGACGCCTTCGTGAAACGTTTCCGTGACGCCGTGCGTGAAGGCACATTCGATGCCATAAACCTGACTGAGCGTTTCACCATGCCCAAGCAGTACAACCGCCGTGGTGAGCAGGGACAGTACCAGCGCGACTCCAAGGACATGCTGTTCGAGGTGACGCCCGCCTTTACCAAGTGGTTCGACGCGGTGAACGAGGAACTGGCCGCCTCGCGCCGCTCTGCCCGCGTAAAGCCCAGCCTGGAAGCCGTGGAATCCGGCGCAGTGGACTTCAAGGAACTGGCCGCCGAGACGCGCCGCAAAATGCAGGCCAGCTACGAGAAAGGCCAGGCCCTGGGCAAAAGCCGCGCCAAGACCCGCAAGAAATAAACTTCCGGCCCACTTGAAACCGGAGTTGTCCGGCGGCTGAACCTCCAGAAAAGCGCTGGAGGTTTCTTCATTTTCTGACGTCCGGTTCTGCGGGCTTTTCTCTTCGCTCGCCCCTGGCCTTCGGCTCGCTGCCATCTGGTCTGACGGGGGCGCTCCGCTACGGGCTATCCTTTTTTCTTCACCCTTTTCGTGGTGCAGTCCGGCGGGTATGCTGCTGGGAATGATGTCTGACCCCACTTCCCCACCTCCTTCAAACGTGCCGCGTGGCCTGCTGATCGTGATTACCGGGGCGTCCGGCGTGGGCAAAGGCACCCTGCGGGAGAAATGGCTGGCCGGGCAGGACGTGTTCTACAGCACGTCGTGGACGACCCGGGAACCGCGCGAGGGCGAAATGAATGGGCGCGAATACGTGTTCGTCACGCCCCAGGAGTTTCTGGACAAGGCCCGCCAGGACGGTTTTCTGGAGCACGCGCAGTTTGTGGGGAACCACTACGGCACGCCCATCGAACCCATCGAAGAGGCCCTGGCCCGGGGTCAGGACGTCGTGCTGGAAATCGAGGTGGAGGGAGCCATGCAGGTGCAAGAACGCCTGGGCGACGAGGCGATTCTGGTGTTCATCATGCCGCCCAGCCTGACCGAGCTCCGCCGCCGCCTGACCGGGCGGGCCACCGAAACGCCCGAGCGCATCGAGAAACGCCTGACCCGCGCCGTGGGCGAGATCCGCGAAGCGCACAAGTTCCGGTACGTGGTGGTGAACGACGACCTGGAGCGGGCCGCCCAGGAAATGCTGGCGGTGCAGCACGCCGAGCGGGCCGCCCGGAAAGCGCCGGATCAGTGGACGCCCGAGGATCACGCGGCCTCGCGGGCGGCGCAGCGCGTTCACAGCCGCAACCTGAGTTCTGCCGATCTGGAACAGGTGGTGAACAGCTAAGGATGCCGCTGGAACTGGTTCAGGGCGACATTGCGCACCAACCCGTGGACGCCGTGGTGACTGCCGCGAACAGGCAGCTGATGGGCGGGGGTGGGGTGGACGGCGTAATTCACCGCGCCGCCGGGCCGGAACTGTTGCGGGCCATCCGGCAGCTGGGGGGCACGCCCACGGGGACGGCGGTCATCACGCCCGCTTTTCAGCTGAGCGAACGGGGCAACCGCTTCGTGATTCACGCGGTCGGCCCGGTGTGGCGCGGTGGGCAACACGGGGAAGCGCCGCTGCTGGCAGGCGCCTATCGCCACAGCCTGCAACTCGCGGCGGACAACGGCTGCCAATCCATCGCGTTTCCGTCCATCAGCACGGGCGTGTACGGTTACCCGGTGCAGCAGGCCGCGCCAGTCGCCCTGAACACCGTGCTGGAGTTCCTGCAAGAACACCCCGCGCTGCGGGTGCGCCTGGTGCTGTATGACGCGGGCACCCTGAGCGTGTTTCAGCGGGCCTTGAAGCAGTTAAAGTCGTAATGACGGCTGGTCACCCATCGCCAGACCCCTGGAGTCGTCGCTGATCCAGTCGCTCCACGAGCCGGGGTAGAGGCGGTTGTGCGGCCCCAGCGGCACGCCGGCCAGTTCGCGGGCCAGCAGGTTGGGCGTGGCGCTGACACCACTGCCGCAGTAGGCGATGGTGGGCGCGGCCCCGGCGTCCAGGTGAGCACGCAGCTCCTCCACCTTCCGGTAGGTGCCGTCGGGGTTCAGGGCGCCGCCAAAGGGGCGGTTCACGGCGCCGGGAATGTGTCCGGCCTTGCGGTCCAGGGGTTCGGTCTCGCCGCTGTAGCGGTTGGGGGCGCGGGAGTCGATCAGCAGCACGTCCGCGGCGCGGTGTTGAACGTCGTGAGCCTCGGCCACCATGTCCGGTTGCACGTCAGGCGTGAAGGTCGTGGGGGCGTGCTCGGGTTCTGCGGTGCTGATTGATCCGCCCGCCCGCAGGTAAGCGGGCCAGCCGCCGTCCAGCACGTACACTTCGCGGTGACCTAGCCAGCGCAGCAGCCACCAGGCGCGCGAGGCATAAAAATCCCCGCCCGCCGCGTGATCCGCGTAACACACCACCACACTGTCATTTCCGATGCCCACCTGGCCCAGCCAGGCCGCAAAGTCCTGCGCGTCGGGCAACGGGTGTCTGCCGCCGACGCCGTTTTCCTGTACCGGGCCACTTAAATCCGTTTCCAGATCGGCGTAAATGGCTCCGGGGACGTGGCCTTCCAGGTACGCGATGCGGCCCAGCAGAGGGTCGCTCAGGGCGTAGCGGCAGTCCAGCACGCGCAATTGGGGGTCGTTCAGGTGCGCGGTGAGCCACTCGGCACTTTTCAGCGGGGAGGTCATGCTCCAGGGTACGCCACACGCGCGCCGGTCAGGGACGGGCCTCCAGCACCGTGAACACCCAGTGCTTCGCCCCATCCGGCACAGGCAGGGATGGGGGTTCACCCGCCCAGCGACTGGCGATCAGGGCCAGCTGCGGTTGCGCGGGACTGGACAGCAATTCCGCGCCTCGAAAACCCGCCTGGCTGGGCAGGGCGTCCAGCA from Deinococcus fonticola encodes the following:
- a CDS encoding CaiB/BaiF CoA transferase family protein, whose translation is MTGLVTGLAAGLPLEGVRVADFTRVLTGPYCTMLLGDLGADIIKVEPPQGDDTRAWGPPYQQRGEARESSYFLSVNRNKRSVILDLKSSGDMEAAHALIGTADILVENFRPGTFEKLGLGWEALHARHPRLIYASISGFGLSGPYRDRAGYDVIAQGLGGFMSYNGEQGGQPLRAGVAVADVFAGALTTQAILAALYGREKTGVGCRVDVNLLEGVISLGTNQVSRYLTGGQVPAPQGNEHVSIVPYGTFECADGLINLAVGNDHLWRKFCEALTLTDLAANPLYDLQEVFADPHVQARKVAVTVPHASLGETTVTCPPWRLNGEAPPVRRAPPTAGQHTAEVLAELGFRQGS
- a CDS encoding radical SAM protein, giving the protein MGTWRLQQQADSFTLSEGGSEQVLSFDREGRLLTWFVRGVTYKRALNSRLLARRREGEVRLRWEVPEDEVLLVFGRMLGEVRHAAQAIKSPLPGKVLDWTPEKLLAERERFATAYAPVSILPPDQYFAVVVQATRGCSWNKCTFCTFYRDRAFTVQPPAAFAAHLNAVKTLLGEAASLRKSIFVADGNALMLANHKLLPLLDMAKATFPGRDLHGFLDVNTGSRKSVPDWQELREAGVRRVYLGLETGHDPLLAWLNKPGSADQAAELITDLKAAGLNVGPIFMTGVGGQKYAEKHVQDTLTLLQRLPLSAGDIVYLSPFVEHGPYAELARQDGVLPISPEDVGQQEDLFRGHLKATHPGVKAARYDIQEFLY
- the tkt gene encoding transketolase, with protein sequence MSENTPQNVEQLSVNTIRTLAIDAVQAANSGHPGAPLGAAPMAYVVWQKFLRFNPQHPEWPARDRFVLSAGHASMLIYSLLHLTGYPEMTLDDLKNFRQWGYHTPGHPEFFHTKGLDATTGPLGQGAAMTVGMAMAEQFLAAKYNREGFPIFDNYTYSILGDGDLQEGINHESAALAGHLKLGKLIWLHDDNSVQLDTATLKAESEDTAARFRAYGWEVLRVQDGNNLAEIEAAVQQAQANKDQPTLIQVKTVIGFGSPRAGTSKAHGEPLGEEGVAETKKALGWEYPPFTVPDEVRQHMDAAQRGQGFEDAWNKLMDEYRASFPELGKEVDAVLAREVPANLAEILPSYEVGGKAMATRNASGEVINALAKVLPTLMGGSADLSGSTKTTIKDGGEFLPGSYQGRNVYFGVREFGMAAAGNGLSLYGGVRPLVGTFAVFADYLKPAFRLSAIQMQPVTYVLTHDSIGLGEDGPTHQPVDQLAMLRSVPGAHVIRPADANETAAAWAMALEYEKGPTALILSRQDLPILPRNHAGVKKGAYVVKDTDSTSGEGAQVILIASGSEVSLALDSADALAREGVNARVVSMPCMEVFRAQDQAYRDSVLTPGTKRVAIEALAKMPWYEWVGSGGAIIGMDTFGASAPAKVLFEKFGFSVENVVKTVKGIL
- a CDS encoding Lrp/AsnC family transcriptional regulator; the encoded protein is MVTAIVMVQAERHSIPETAMELATVPGVREVYSVTGEWDIVAVLRFAQYEDLDDIVTGHLRHIQGILKTQTMLAFRTYNEEVLDQGFGVGLDESQTQP
- the gmk gene encoding guanylate kinase gives rise to the protein MMSDPTSPPPSNVPRGLLIVITGASGVGKGTLREKWLAGQDVFYSTSWTTREPREGEMNGREYVFVTPQEFLDKARQDGFLEHAQFVGNHYGTPIEPIEEALARGQDVVLEIEVEGAMQVQERLGDEAILVFIMPPSLTELRRRLTGRATETPERIEKRLTRAVGEIREAHKFRYVVVNDDLERAAQEMLAVQHAERAARKAPDQWTPEDHAASRAAQRVHSRNLSSADLEQVVNS
- a CDS encoding macro domain-containing protein yields the protein MPLELVQGDIAHQPVDAVVTAANRQLMGGGGVDGVIHRAAGPELLRAIRQLGGTPTGTAVITPAFQLSERGNRFVIHAVGPVWRGGQHGEAPLLAGAYRHSLQLAADNGCQSIAFPSISTGVYGYPVQQAAPVALNTVLEFLQEHPALRVRLVLYDAGTLSVFQRALKQLKS
- a CDS encoding sulfurtransferase, with protein sequence MTSPLKSAEWLTAHLNDPQLRVLDCRYALSDPLLGRIAYLEGHVPGAIYADLETDLSGPVQENGVGGRHPLPDAQDFAAWLGQVGIGNDSVVVCYADHAAGGDFYASRAWWLLRWLGHREVYVLDGGWPAYLRAGGSISTAEPEHAPTTFTPDVQPDMVAEAHDVQHRAADVLLIDSRAPNRYSGETEPLDRKAGHIPGAVNRPFGGALNPDGTYRKVEELRAHLDAGAAPTIAYCGSGVSATPNLLARELAGVPLGPHNRLYPGSWSDWISDDSRGLAMGDQPSLRL